The window CCCCACCGGATAATTGGCCGGTCGTAGAATATGATCCATCTTGTCCAGGTAGGGCCGAAGCTGTGGCCGGTCCCAGATATGGTTACCCGAGGTCTGCACATGGACACCATAGGAACGAACTTTTTTCGAGATATTGTCAGTGATACCATAGCCACCGGCGGCATTTTCGACATTGGCAATAACAAATTCGACCTCGTTTTCGGTCACGAAGTCCTCCAGAAACTGCGACAATGCCCAACGCCCCTTCTTGCCGACTATATCACCGATAAACAGAATCCTCACTATATATCGCCCCTACTTGGCATAATCCACTGAACGGGTTTCCCGAATCACGGTTACCTTGATCTGACCGGGATATTCCATCTCGGCCTGGATTTTCTTGGCCAGGTCAGCGGCCAGGATGGATGATTTCAGATCATCGATCTCCTCGGCCTCCACGATCACACGAACTTCTCTACCGGCCTGAATAGCAAAGGCTTTGGAAACTCCTTTAAACGAATCCGCTAACTCTTCCAGTTTCTGCAGACGCTTGATATAAGCTTCCAGCGGTTCCCTGCGTGCCCCCGGTCGAGAGCCGGAGACAGCATCGGCGGCCTGCACCAGGACCGCATAAGGCGTTTCCATAGGTATATCGCCGTGATGAGATTCACAGGCATTTATGACCGCTTTAGTCTCGTTATATTTTCCCAGTAGACCGGCACCAATCTGGGTATGGGTTCCTTCGGTCTCACGGTCGATCGCCTTTCCGATATCATGCAACAGCCCGGCCCGCTTGGATGTCGGGGCGTCGAGTCCCAGCTCGGCCGCCATGATTCCGCACAGAAGTGCAACTTCCTTACAGTGCTGGAGAACATTCTGACCGTAGGACGTACGGTACTTGAGTTTTCCCAGCAGGTTAATAATGTCGCTGTGGAGATCGTGAATTCCGAGCTCGAAACAGACCTGTTCGCCCGCCTCGCGGATCATCAAATCCATCTCGCGGGTACATTTCTCGATCATCTCCTCGATCCGCGCCGGATGAATCCGACCGTCGGAGACCAGCCTCTCGAGCGCCATACGGGCAATTTCACGCCTGATCGGATCGTACCCGGAAAGAATAACCGCCTCGGGGGTGTCATCGACAATTACATCGATTCCCGTGACGGTTTCAAAAGAACGGATGTTGCGCCCTTCCCGGCCGATTATACGCCCCTTCATCTCATCGTTTGGCAACGACACGACTGAAACGGTAGTTTCGACCGTATGATCGGCGGCACAACGGTAGACAGCCTGAGTGATGATCTCCTTGGCCTCTTTTTCAGCCTCGCGCTCGGCCTTATCCCGGATATCCTTGATCGTCGCGGCGGCATCGATTTTAGCCTGCCCGATCAGGTTTTCCATCAACAGCTTCTTGGCCTCCTCGGAGGTCATTCCAGCTATTTTCTCAAGTTGCTGATTCTGTTCCTCGAGGATCTTGTCGAGTTCACTCTCGCGGGTATTGATGCCTTTTTC of the Candidatus Zixiibacteriota bacterium genome contains:
- the rny gene encoding ribonuclease Y, producing the protein MESFIIYIILVVASAVVASLVTYLILRSIGSGKIAKAKDIAEDIVEDAKKEAEIKKKEALLEAKDELYKSKVNLEREIQQKRNELNRTEKRLADKETKLDRKVDILGKKERDIANLERNLEHREKGINTRESELDKILEEQNQQLEKIAGMTSEEAKKLLMENLIGQAKIDAAATIKDIRDKAEREAEKEAKEIITQAVYRCAADHTVETTVSVVSLPNDEMKGRIIGREGRNIRSFETVTGIDVIVDDTPEAVILSGYDPIRREIARMALERLVSDGRIHPARIEEMIEKCTREMDLMIREAGEQVCFELGIHDLHSDIINLLGKLKYRTSYGQNVLQHCKEVALLCGIMAAELGLDAPTSKRAGLLHDIGKAIDRETEGTHTQIGAGLLGKYNETKAVINACESHHGDIPMETPYAVLVQAADAVSGSRPGARREPLEAYIKRLQKLEELADSFKGVSKAFAIQAGREVRVIVEAEEIDDLKSSILAADLAKKIQAEMEYPGQIKVTVIRETRSVDYAK